From Candidatus Vondammii sp. HM_W22, one genomic window encodes:
- a CDS encoding serine/threonine protein kinase has protein sequence MPSAGIQHPNIVSIFDVGREQGRPYLVFELVDGKLLSDRLKRATPELHDSLDIFTGMLSGVDQVHQKGIVHRDIKPSNIILNAEGMPRIMDFGIVRILTPGSSNDEVLTGTPRYMAPEYIVRGEVNAQADVFALGAILYELLTGSHAFIGKDQHTLLQNIQERQVPPPWKKSLQNVFQMRERC, from the coding sequence GTGCCATCAGCTGGAATCCAGCATCCCAATATCGTCTCTATCTTTGATGTGGGCAGAGAGCAGGGCAGGCCTTACCTGGTATTCGAACTAGTTGATGGGAAGCTACTCTCTGACCGGTTGAAACGTGCAACACCGGAATTGCATGACTCTCTGGATATCTTTACAGGCATGCTCTCCGGTGTCGATCAGGTCCATCAGAAAGGGATTGTTCATCGGGATATCAAACCCTCGAACATTATTCTCAATGCTGAAGGTATGCCGAGAATCATGGATTTTGGTATTGTCCGAATATTGACCCCCGGCAGCAGTAACGATGAAGTGCTGACCGGTACGCCACGCTATATGGCGCCGGAATATATCGTCCGGGGCGAAGTGAATGCACAAGCAGATGTCTTTGCACTGGGCGCTATTTTGTATGAACTGCTGACCGGCAGTCATGCATTCATCGGGAAAGATCAACATACCCTGTTGCAGAATATCCAGGAGCGGCAGGTTCCTCCTCCCTGGAAAAAGAGCCTTCAAAACGTTTTTCAAATGCGGGAGAGATGCTGA
- a CDS encoding NAD(P)H-dependent oxidoreductase subunit E, with translation MPDMDTRKAATELLKQWNENPHNLLQILIGLQQTFQHIPATAIELLAEKLSLSYATIKGIISFYSFLHLEPRGSYDILFSDNVIDQMQGSRALATRLSERLGSTGLDGQISIDFTSCTGMGDQGPACLVNGHTIASLTPARIEQIALLIKKELPLEHWPQELFSIKGNIQRKDIQLSGSLTPGDAIGATLKQGPENTLKKIEAAGLRGRGGAGFSTATKWRFCREADAKERVVVCNADEGEPGTFKDRLLLQFYPDRLFEGMTLCAAVIGAGKGFLYLRGEYLYLHEPLQKELERRRAEGLLGKAILGDSDFNFDIEIHLGAGAYICGEESALIESLEGKRGIPRIRPPFPVTSGYLGYPTVVNNVETLVAAAMIVDKGADWFRSRGTESSTGTKLLSISGDCEQPGIYEYPFGVTIERVLADCGATEVQAVQVSGPAGELVPPSEFQRRIAFEDLATVGTTLLVKRLEKVSNSHATCKDLDNMETIGTLMRETSHCGLGQTAANPILESMAKFPDLYRARLRSTSFEPAFDVDASLEEARKITGRDDPGAHLKRGGV, from the coding sequence ATGCCTGATATGGATACGCGGAAGGCCGCCACTGAACTGTTGAAACAATGGAACGAAAATCCACACAACCTGTTGCAAATACTGATCGGATTACAGCAGACTTTTCAACATATCCCCGCTACGGCTATTGAACTCCTTGCCGAGAAACTCTCTCTGTCATATGCAACGATTAAGGGCATCATCAGCTTCTACAGCTTTCTCCACCTGGAGCCTCGCGGCAGCTACGATATTCTGTTCAGCGACAATGTTATTGATCAGATGCAGGGGAGCCGCGCCCTCGCGACCAGACTCTCCGAGCGGCTCGGCTCCACCGGACTGGATGGCCAGATCAGCATAGACTTCACATCCTGTACTGGAATGGGTGATCAGGGCCCGGCGTGCCTGGTGAACGGGCATACCATTGCCTCCCTCACCCCAGCCCGTATTGAGCAAATAGCACTACTCATTAAAAAAGAATTGCCTCTCGAACACTGGCCTCAGGAGCTCTTCTCTATAAAAGGCAATATCCAACGGAAGGATATCCAGCTCAGCGGCAGCCTGACACCCGGTGATGCCATCGGCGCAACCCTCAAACAAGGTCCGGAAAACACCCTTAAAAAAATTGAAGCCGCCGGCCTACGTGGCCGGGGAGGCGCAGGTTTCAGCACGGCCACAAAGTGGCGGTTCTGCCGTGAAGCGGATGCCAAAGAACGTGTTGTCGTCTGCAATGCCGACGAGGGCGAACCGGGCACCTTCAAGGACCGGCTGCTACTGCAGTTTTATCCCGACCGCCTGTTTGAGGGTATGACGCTGTGTGCAGCAGTCATCGGGGCCGGCAAGGGCTTTCTCTATCTGCGGGGAGAGTATCTCTACCTGCATGAGCCACTACAAAAAGAGTTGGAGAGACGTCGGGCAGAGGGGCTGCTTGGCAAAGCCATTCTGGGTGACTCCGACTTTAATTTCGACATAGAGATCCATCTCGGGGCCGGCGCTTATATCTGCGGCGAAGAGTCTGCCTTGATCGAATCACTGGAAGGTAAACGGGGAATACCACGAATTCGCCCCCCATTCCCAGTCACCAGCGGTTATCTTGGATATCCAACGGTCGTCAACAATGTGGAAACTCTGGTTGCTGCCGCCATGATTGTCGATAAAGGTGCTGACTGGTTCCGTTCCAGAGGGACTGAATCATCTACCGGCACTAAGCTGTTGAGCATCTCCGGCGACTGTGAGCAACCCGGCATCTACGAATATCCGTTTGGTGTAACCATAGAGAGAGTACTTGCTGACTGTGGCGCCACAGAAGTACAGGCAGTACAGGTATCAGGACCGGCAGGAGAGCTGGTTCCTCCATCAGAGTTTCAACGCCGGATCGCGTTTGAGGACCTAGCTACAGTCGGCACCACCCTGCTGGTCAAACGCCTGGAAAAGGTGTCCAACAGTCACGCCACCTGTAAAGACCTGGATAATATGGAGACCATCGGCACATTAATGCGCGAAACCAGCCATTGCGGACTTGGCCAGACTGCTGCCAATCCCATATTGGAGAGTATGGCCAAGTTCCCGGATCTCTACCGGGCACGATTACGTTCTACCAGTTTTGAGCCGGCCTTCGATGTGGATGCATCCCTGGAAGAGGCACGGAAAATCACCGGCAGAGATGACCCAGGCGCTCATCTCAAAAGAGGTGGCGTATGA
- a CDS encoding 2Fe-2S iron-sulfur cluster-binding protein: MSGHFTIDDRKIPFEQGESIMDAARKAGIYIPHLCFNPELHPHGSCRLCMVFVNSRFAAACTTPSVEGSRVGNEIKKVITRRRLLLKMLFVEGNHTCPACEKSGACQLQAMAYHCGMLATEFTYLYPLRKVDASHRSMVIDFNRCILCGQCVQASRDCDEKEIFAISGRGINAHLVINSPTGKLGDSTFSSNDKAAKICPVGAILPKHKGYDVPIGQRLYDQESVSLVGDVRDPERKCRE, from the coding sequence ATGAGCGGGCACTTCACCATAGATGACAGGAAAATCCCCTTCGAACAGGGCGAAAGCATCATGGATGCCGCCAGAAAAGCGGGTATCTATATCCCTCATCTCTGCTTCAACCCGGAACTCCACCCTCATGGCAGCTGCCGACTCTGCATGGTCTTCGTCAATAGCCGTTTTGCGGCCGCCTGCACCACACCCTCTGTCGAGGGTTCCAGAGTGGGAAATGAGATAAAAAAAGTGATCACCCGGCGCCGCCTGCTCCTCAAGATGTTATTCGTGGAAGGCAATCACACCTGCCCCGCCTGTGAGAAAAGCGGTGCCTGCCAGCTCCAGGCAATGGCCTACCATTGCGGAATGCTGGCTACGGAATTCACCTATCTCTATCCACTGCGAAAGGTGGATGCCTCCCACCGCTCCATGGTGATTGATTTCAACCGCTGTATTCTCTGTGGGCAGTGTGTTCAGGCCAGCCGTGATTGCGATGAAAAAGAGATCTTTGCCATCAGTGGCCGTGGCATAAACGCCCATCTGGTGATCAATTCACCCACGGGAAAACTGGGGGACTCCACTTTCAGCAGTAACGATAAAGCGGCCAAAATCTGCCCTGTGGGAGCCATTCTACCGAAACACAAAGGGTATGATGTCCCTATTGGCCAGCGGCTCTATGACCAGGAATCGGTAAGCCTAGTCGGTGACGTCAGAGACCCCGAGAGGAAATGTCGTGAGTGA
- a CDS encoding NADP oxidoreductase: MSDKIRIATASLAGCFGCHMSLLDIDARIIDLVELVEFDRSPITDIKTVGLCDVGLIEGGVCNAENVEVLREFRRNCKTLVAIGACAINGGIPAMRNQYTLQECLEESYLQGVGVDNPQIPNDPELPLLLNKVHPIHDVVWVDYFLPGCPPPADTIWTFLEELISGKPIEFAYRQIHYD, translated from the coding sequence GTGAGTGACAAGATCAGGATTGCAACGGCATCCCTTGCCGGCTGTTTCGGCTGCCACATGTCGCTGCTGGATATTGATGCCCGGATTATCGATCTGGTAGAACTGGTGGAGTTTGACCGCTCCCCGATAACCGACATCAAAACAGTTGGCCTCTGTGATGTCGGCCTGATTGAAGGCGGTGTCTGCAATGCGGAGAATGTGGAGGTATTACGGGAGTTCCGGCGCAACTGCAAAACACTGGTCGCCATAGGCGCTTGTGCCATCAACGGGGGAATTCCTGCGATGCGCAATCAATATACGCTACAGGAGTGCCTGGAAGAGTCCTATCTCCAGGGCGTCGGCGTAGACAATCCACAGATCCCCAACGACCCGGAACTGCCGCTGTTGCTGAATAAGGTCCATCCGATCCACGATGTAGTCTGGGTGGACTATTTCCTGCCGGGTTGCCCGCCGCCCGCCGACACTATCTGGACCTTTCTTGAAGAGCTGATATCCGGCAAACCCATCGAATTCGCCTACCGGCAGATCCACTATGACTGA
- a CDS encoding hydrogenase maturation protease: MNPSATDFEANNKPVAILGYGNPSRGDDALGPEFLRLLELERQKGGVPGLFTGITDFQLQIEHALDLVNRELILFVDASTNASAPFEFSRLKASRDESYSSHAISPAAVLAVFEQIHNTPAPAAYLLAIRGDEFKLGSPIGTAAEANLKNAIAFSKKLLQQANHDSWERILSRQQQTSQETAG, translated from the coding sequence TTGAATCCTTCAGCAACAGATTTCGAGGCCAATAACAAACCCGTTGCTATCCTCGGCTACGGCAATCCCTCACGGGGTGATGATGCTCTGGGCCCTGAGTTTCTGCGACTTTTGGAGCTCGAGAGACAAAAAGGGGGAGTCCCTGGCCTTTTCACCGGAATCACTGATTTCCAGCTGCAGATCGAACACGCACTGGACCTAGTGAACAGAGAGCTGATCCTGTTCGTTGACGCCAGCACCAACGCCTCTGCCCCATTTGAGTTTTCCCGCCTGAAAGCTTCACGTGATGAGAGCTACAGCTCCCACGCCATCTCCCCGGCGGCTGTGCTGGCGGTATTCGAACAGATCCACAACACTCCCGCACCCGCCGCTTATCTGCTCGCCATCAGAGGTGATGAGTTCAAACTCGGAAGCCCAATCGGCACGGCAGCTGAGGCCAATCTAAAAAATGCCATCGCATTCAGCAAAAAACTGCTCCAACAGGCGAATCACGATAGCTGGGAGAGAATACTCAGCCGGCAGCAACAGACTTCACAAGAAACCGCAGGTTAA
- the nifJ gene encoding pyruvate:ferredoxin (flavodoxin) oxidoreductase produces MTPSSLTTIDGNEAAAYIAHLTNEVIAIYPITPASPMGEWSDEWSAQGRKNIWNSVPEVIEMQSEAGAAGAIHGALQSGALSTSFTASQGLLLMLPNMYKIAGELTPTVLHVSARSLAMQALSIFGDHSDVMACRSTGYAMLASNSVQEAMDFALISQAATLEGRIPFIHFFDGFRTSHEVNKINQIDIETVRSMIDEELVQAHRERAMSPDHPVIRGTSQNPDVYFQGRETVNPYYRDLPDIVQKVMDQFAGLTGRQYRLFDYIGAADAERVIMLMGSGVGAAEEAVEHLVARGKKVGLLSVRLFRPFDPQRLIEAIPESVKKIAVLDRTKEPGSDGEPLYKDVISAFAQDFCNGKRSSMPNIVGGRYGLSSKEFTPGMVKGIFDELAKLAPKNGFTVGIIDDVSNTHLAWDPAFTPDAAEGVTCCLFYGLGSDGTVSANKNSIKIIGEETDNHTQGYFQYDSKKAGAVTVSHLRFGPNPIRSTYLIGENQAQFVACHQPNFVNRFDMLDMASDEAVFLLNSTTPAAKVWDDLPRKMQQQMIHKRISFYTIDAYKIAAETGMGRRINTIMQTCFFAISKIISAEEAVTKIKDAVKKTYGKKGRRLLDRNYSAIDAALAGLHQVEIPAVVTSDFDKPPAVSPSAPEFVQQVTGKIIAGLGDQIPVSMIPADGTWPLGTAAYEKRDIALEIPKWETDLCTHCGKCPFNCPHGAIRSKVFKQELTDQAPESFMHVQIKGKDFGEGWHISYQVAPDDCTGCGLCVEICPIRDKKNPERKALNMTPDLAFKDQERANWDFFLTLPEYDRTKLKPATMKGSQILQPLFEFSGACVGCGETPYVKLASQLFGDRMIVANATGCSSIYGGNLPTTPWTTNPEGRGPAWNNSLFEDTAEFGLGMRVSIDKQHVYAGELLEGFREPVGNELTDAILQADQTSEAGIFEQRDRISELKQILKRIESPEAKTLVGIADMLARKSVWIIGGDGWAYDIGYGGLDHVLASGRNVNILLLDTEVYSNTGGQTSKATPLGTVAKFSAAGKSTSKKDLALMAMAYGNVYVAQVAFGAKDVITLRAFLEAEAYDGPSLIIAYSPCISHGVDLSNNLRQQNLAVNSGHWPLFRYDPRKAEKGEHPLHMDSKPPSIPYRDFASTETRFSVLQRIDPDAAEHYYRRAQKEVESRFKLYDQLAHLAVDGTEDNSE; encoded by the coding sequence ATGACCCCATCTTCACTGACAACCATTGACGGTAACGAAGCCGCCGCCTATATCGCCCACCTCACCAATGAAGTAATCGCCATCTACCCCATCACACCCGCCTCTCCCATGGGTGAGTGGTCTGATGAGTGGTCGGCTCAGGGACGCAAAAACATCTGGAACAGCGTGCCGGAAGTGATTGAGATGCAGAGCGAGGCCGGTGCTGCGGGTGCGATCCACGGCGCCCTCCAGTCAGGTGCACTGTCAACCTCCTTCACGGCATCTCAGGGGCTGCTGCTGATGCTCCCCAACATGTACAAGATTGCCGGTGAATTGACCCCGACGGTGCTGCATGTCTCCGCCCGCTCCCTGGCAATGCAGGCGCTCTCCATCTTTGGCGACCACAGTGATGTCATGGCCTGCCGTTCGACCGGCTACGCCATGCTCGCATCCAACTCGGTGCAGGAGGCGATGGACTTCGCCCTGATCTCCCAGGCAGCCACCCTGGAGGGACGCATCCCGTTCATCCACTTTTTTGACGGTTTCCGTACCTCCCATGAAGTGAACAAGATCAACCAGATCGATATCGAGACGGTTCGCAGTATGATCGATGAGGAGCTGGTCCAGGCCCACCGTGAACGAGCCATGTCCCCGGATCATCCGGTGATCAGAGGCACATCGCAGAATCCCGATGTCTATTTTCAGGGGCGTGAAACGGTCAACCCCTACTACCGGGATCTGCCCGATATTGTACAAAAAGTGATGGATCAATTCGCCGGACTTACCGGGCGTCAATACCGGCTGTTCGACTATATCGGTGCGGCGGATGCCGAGCGGGTGATCATGCTGATGGGCTCAGGTGTCGGTGCAGCCGAAGAGGCCGTCGAACATCTTGTGGCCCGCGGCAAGAAGGTCGGTCTGCTGTCGGTTCGCCTGTTCCGTCCGTTCGATCCCCAGCGACTGATCGAGGCTATCCCTGAGAGCGTTAAGAAGATTGCCGTTTTGGACCGTACCAAGGAGCCGGGTTCAGATGGCGAACCCCTGTACAAGGATGTGATTAGCGCTTTTGCCCAGGATTTCTGCAACGGCAAGCGGAGTTCAATGCCGAACATTGTCGGGGGACGCTATGGTCTCTCATCCAAGGAGTTCACTCCCGGCATGGTTAAGGGCATTTTCGACGAGCTGGCAAAACTGGCCCCGAAAAATGGTTTCACGGTCGGCATCATCGACGATGTCAGCAACACCCACCTGGCATGGGATCCCGCGTTCACCCCGGATGCAGCAGAAGGCGTTACCTGCTGCCTGTTTTATGGCCTGGGTTCCGACGGAACCGTCAGCGCCAACAAAAACTCGATAAAGATCATCGGTGAAGAGACCGACAACCACACCCAGGGCTATTTCCAGTATGACTCGAAAAAGGCCGGCGCTGTCACCGTCTCTCACCTCCGTTTTGGGCCGAACCCGATCCGTTCCACTTATCTGATCGGAGAGAATCAGGCGCAGTTCGTCGCCTGTCATCAGCCAAATTTTGTCAACCGCTTCGACATGCTGGATATGGCCTCTGATGAAGCGGTTTTTCTGCTCAATTCAACCACACCTGCCGCCAAAGTCTGGGATGACCTGCCACGGAAAATGCAGCAGCAGATGATCCACAAGCGGATCAGTTTCTACACCATAGATGCTTACAAAATCGCAGCCGAAACCGGTATGGGCCGGCGCATCAACACCATTATGCAAACCTGCTTTTTCGCCATCAGTAAAATCATCTCTGCAGAAGAAGCGGTTACCAAAATCAAGGATGCGGTAAAAAAGACCTATGGAAAGAAGGGCCGTCGGCTGCTTGACCGGAACTATAGCGCCATTGATGCAGCTCTGGCGGGACTCCATCAGGTTGAGATACCAGCGGTTGTCACCAGTGACTTCGACAAGCCACCTGCTGTCTCACCCTCCGCGCCGGAATTTGTCCAGCAGGTGACCGGGAAAATCATCGCCGGTCTCGGTGATCAGATTCCAGTCAGCATGATCCCGGCCGATGGCACCTGGCCCCTTGGAACCGCCGCCTATGAGAAGCGTGACATCGCCCTGGAAATACCAAAGTGGGAGACCGACCTCTGCACCCACTGCGGTAAATGTCCCTTCAATTGTCCTCATGGCGCGATTCGCTCCAAGGTATTCAAGCAGGAGTTGACTGATCAGGCACCCGAGAGCTTCATGCATGTCCAGATCAAGGGCAAGGATTTTGGCGAAGGCTGGCACATCAGCTATCAGGTGGCGCCTGACGATTGCACCGGCTGCGGTCTCTGTGTCGAGATCTGCCCGATTCGGGATAAGAAGAACCCGGAACGCAAGGCACTGAATATGACACCGGACCTGGCGTTCAAGGATCAGGAGCGGGCCAACTGGGACTTCTTCCTGACACTACCGGAATATGACCGGACCAAACTGAAGCCTGCCACGATGAAAGGCTCCCAGATCCTGCAGCCACTGTTCGAGTTCTCCGGTGCCTGTGTCGGTTGCGGCGAGACCCCTTATGTCAAACTCGCCTCACAGCTGTTCGGCGACCGAATGATTGTAGCCAACGCCACCGGCTGCTCCTCCATCTATGGCGGCAACCTCCCCACCACCCCCTGGACCACCAACCCGGAAGGACGGGGACCGGCGTGGAACAATTCACTGTTTGAGGATACCGCCGAGTTTGGCCTGGGGATGAGAGTCTCCATCGACAAACAGCATGTCTATGCAGGCGAACTGCTTGAAGGATTCCGTGAGCCTGTCGGTAATGAACTGACAGATGCGATACTCCAGGCAGACCAGACGTCGGAAGCGGGCATTTTTGAACAGCGCGACCGGATCAGCGAACTGAAACAGATACTCAAGAGAATAGAGAGCCCTGAAGCCAAAACACTTGTAGGTATTGCCGATATGCTGGCCAGGAAGAGCGTCTGGATTATCGGCGGCGACGGCTGGGCCTATGATATCGGCTACGGCGGACTGGACCACGTTCTGGCATCGGGACGCAATGTCAATATTCTGCTGCTGGATACCGAGGTCTACTCCAACACCGGCGGGCAGACCTCCAAGGCAACGCCGTTGGGCACCGTCGCCAAATTCTCTGCGGCCGGTAAATCCACCAGTAAAAAAGATCTGGCGCTGATGGCCATGGCCTATGGGAATGTCTACGTTGCACAGGTGGCCTTTGGCGCAAAAGATGTCATAACCCTGCGCGCCTTCCTGGAGGCAGAGGCCTATGACGGCCCATCACTGATTATCGCCTACTCGCCCTGTATCTCCCACGGAGTGGATCTCTCGAACAATCTGCGACAGCAAAATCTGGCCGTCAATTCCGGCCACTGGCCACTGTTCCGCTATGATCCCCGGAAAGCGGAGAAAGGAGAACATCCACTGCACATGGATTCGAAACCACCCTCTATCCCCTATCGGGACTTTGCTTCAACCGAGACCCGCTTCAGTGTATTGCAGCGGATTGACCCGGATGCCGCGGAGCACTATTACCGGAGAGCACAAAAGGAGGTGGAGAGCCGCTTCAAGCTCTACGACCAGCTGGCCCATCTAGCAGTCGATGGCACGGAAGACAATAGTGAATAG